In the genome of Streptomyces sp. NBC_00190, one region contains:
- a CDS encoding terpene synthase family protein, which translates to MTQPFQLPDFYVPYPARLNPHLEDARVHTKQWARALGMLEGSGVWEESDLDSHDYALLCSYTHPDCDSEALSLVTDWYVWVFFFDDHFLEMYKRSQDRDGAKDYLDKLAAFMPMDLADGFPEPTNPVEAGLADLWKRTVPAMSANWRERFSESTKNLLDESMWELANINIGRVANPLEYIEMRRKVGGAPWSAGLIEYVCAEVPARVAHSRPLGVLRDAFSDAVHIRNDLFSYEREVADEGELSNAVLVLETFLGCTTQEAAEASNDLLTSRLQQFEQTALAELPQLFADQAMNPAEIAAVLAYAKGLQDWQSGGHEWHMVSSRYMNKEARATAPLTLPFLPSGPGTAALDLRSVFTRRSMEMRRRSFTHVPFERTGPSVIPDVYMPFTLSLSPYLDHAREGSVAWARRMGLLDPRPGDPGSAIWDEQKLRGYDFALCSAGIDPDATPEALLLNACWLTWGTYGDDYYPVVFAQAKNLAAAKATTARLIGMIPVDHAEQGVPLTAMERSLADLWVRTSQGMGPAVRAEFRATLVRMLESWVWEAENQILNRIPDPVDYAEMRRHTFGSQLTMYLCRLGQAGRGIPERIYASGTIRSLENAAADSACLLNDIFSYQKEVEVEGEVHNYVLVTRNFFDIGYAQALHICHALMTQRTEEFEHIVARQLPLLYDDWKLDEEARAGLDAYVGELEDWLAGILNWHRKCRRYREEDLHALPDALSTRVWGADFGMSAARISLPS; encoded by the coding sequence GTGACGCAGCCGTTCCAACTGCCGGATTTCTATGTGCCTTATCCGGCGCGACTGAACCCCCACCTGGAGGACGCGCGGGTCCACACCAAGCAATGGGCCCGCGCGCTCGGGATGCTGGAAGGATCCGGCGTCTGGGAGGAGAGCGACCTCGACTCCCACGATTACGCGCTGCTGTGCTCGTACACGCACCCCGACTGCGACAGCGAGGCGCTGTCCCTGGTCACCGACTGGTACGTCTGGGTCTTCTTCTTCGACGACCACTTCCTGGAGATGTACAAGCGCTCGCAGGACCGCGACGGCGCCAAGGACTACCTCGACAAGCTCGCCGCCTTCATGCCGATGGACCTGGCCGACGGCTTCCCCGAGCCCACCAACCCGGTGGAGGCGGGGCTCGCGGACCTGTGGAAGCGGACCGTGCCGGCCATGTCGGCCAACTGGCGGGAACGATTCTCCGAGTCCACGAAGAACCTCCTCGACGAGTCGATGTGGGAACTGGCCAACATCAACATCGGGCGCGTGGCGAACCCTCTCGAATACATCGAGATGCGCCGCAAGGTGGGCGGCGCCCCCTGGTCGGCCGGCCTGATCGAGTACGTCTGTGCCGAGGTCCCGGCGCGCGTCGCGCACTCGCGTCCGCTCGGGGTGCTGCGCGACGCCTTCTCCGACGCCGTGCACATCAGGAACGACCTCTTCTCCTACGAGCGCGAGGTCGCCGACGAAGGCGAGCTCTCCAACGCCGTCCTGGTGCTGGAAACCTTCCTCGGCTGCACCACCCAGGAGGCCGCCGAAGCCTCCAACGACCTGCTCACCTCCCGCCTCCAGCAGTTCGAGCAGACCGCGCTCGCCGAGCTCCCCCAGCTCTTCGCCGACCAGGCCATGAACCCCGCGGAGATCGCGGCCGTCCTGGCCTACGCCAAGGGCCTCCAGGACTGGCAGTCCGGCGGCCACGAGTGGCACATGGTCTCCAGCCGCTACATGAACAAGGAGGCCCGGGCGACCGCCCCGCTCACCCTGCCCTTCCTCCCGTCCGGGCCCGGCACCGCCGCGCTCGACCTCCGGTCCGTCTTCACGCGGCGCTCGATGGAGATGCGCCGCCGGTCCTTCACCCACGTCCCGTTCGAGCGCACCGGCCCGTCCGTGATCCCGGACGTCTACATGCCGTTCACGCTCTCCCTCAGCCCGTACCTGGACCACGCGCGCGAGGGATCCGTCGCCTGGGCGCGGCGGATGGGCCTGCTGGACCCGCGGCCCGGCGATCCCGGGTCAGCCATCTGGGACGAACAGAAGCTGCGGGGCTACGACTTCGCGCTCTGCTCGGCCGGCATCGACCCCGACGCCACGCCCGAGGCACTGCTCCTGAACGCCTGCTGGCTGACCTGGGGGACGTACGGGGACGACTACTACCCGGTGGTGTTCGCCCAGGCCAAGAACCTGGCGGCCGCCAAGGCGACCACGGCGCGGCTGATCGGCATGATCCCGGTCGACCACGCCGAGCAGGGCGTACCGCTCACGGCGATGGAGCGTTCCCTCGCCGACCTGTGGGTACGGACCAGCCAGGGCATGGGCCCGGCCGTCCGCGCCGAATTCCGGGCCACCCTCGTACGCATGCTGGAGAGCTGGGTGTGGGAGGCGGAGAACCAGATCCTGAACCGCATCCCCGACCCGGTGGACTACGCGGAGATGCGCCGGCACACCTTCGGCTCGCAGCTCACGATGTACCTGTGCCGTCTGGGACAGGCGGGGCGGGGCATTCCCGAGAGGATCTACGCCTCCGGGACCATCCGGTCCCTGGAGAACGCGGCCGCCGACTCCGCCTGCCTGCTGAACGACATCTTCTCGTACCAGAAGGAGGTGGAGGTCGAAGGCGAGGTCCACAACTACGTGCTCGTCACCCGGAACTTCTTCGACATCGGATACGCGCAGGCGCTGCACATCTGCCATGCGCTGATGACGCAGCGCACCGAGGAGTTCGAGCACATCGTCGCCCGCCAGCTGCCGCTGCTCTACGACGACTGGAAGCTGGACGAGGAGGCCCGGGCCGGGCTCGACGCCTACGTGGGCGAGCTGGAGGACTGGCTCGCGGGCATCCTCAACTGGCACCGGAAGTGCCGCCGTTACCGCGAGGAGGACCTCCACGCACTGCCCGACGCGCTGTCCACCCGGGTCTGGGGCGCGGACTTCGGCATGTCCGCGGCCCGGATCTCGCTGCCCTCCTGA
- a CDS encoding ABC transporter ATP-binding protein, whose product MRLLKRPAPAEPAVSESERRLFGGPLRYDAGWANHDYARLESRLLTTLRSMPRMAGGTLRLAWQTDRRALLTVAVTEAGQGITSAVGLLVLSVVLRSLLGAGSAAERLHAALPSLAAGALVTVLGAVLASRSTAAAGRLEPKVERAAHEQYLKAAVEVELEAIEDGDFRRLLDSAQWGPPSARRTVGACVTTLGGLFSLVATAGVLTVLHPLLLPMLLLIAAPRGWGTMRVAQRRYLSTITWVEHVRASRLIGQLLISRTSAPEVRVHGVGHYLLGHYRQMAEHAEGEATRLAKDKAATELLPAALSGVAALVTYAAMGALIVSGRMDLAVAGTAVIAVRTGSASLGALVATTNTLHEESLYVRDMERFVAEAGRRAIPPGGLPLAERLGTLRLVDVDFSYPDRDEPALTGVSLTIDAGSVVALVGENGSGKSTLVKLLAGLHLPDSGSLTWDGVEVRDADREQVFDRVALLTQDFERWPVTARTNIAMGRPAAEGPDGSVDQAAEVVAAARYAGADRVVEKLPHGYETLLARVFRGASELSGGQWQKFGLARTRFRDARVLVVDEPTSALDPEAEIAAFDSIRGLAGPQRAVVLVSHRMSGVRFADVIYVLHEGRLVEQGSHDELLAQGGRYASMFRIQADQYGDRPGRGASIPHQASAAQNDSSVT is encoded by the coding sequence ATGAGGCTCCTCAAGCGGCCCGCGCCCGCCGAGCCCGCCGTCTCCGAGAGTGAGCGCCGACTCTTCGGCGGGCCCCTGCGCTACGACGCCGGCTGGGCCAACCACGACTACGCCCGGCTGGAGAGCCGGCTCCTGACCACCCTGCGCTCCATGCCCCGCATGGCCGGCGGGACGCTCCGGCTCGCCTGGCAGACCGACCGGCGCGCCCTGCTCACCGTCGCCGTCACCGAGGCCGGCCAGGGGATCACCTCCGCCGTCGGGCTGCTCGTCCTCAGCGTGGTGCTCCGTTCGCTGCTCGGCGCGGGCAGTGCCGCCGAGCGGCTGCACGCCGCCCTGCCCTCCCTCGCCGCGGGCGCGCTGGTCACCGTACTGGGCGCCGTACTGGCCTCCCGGTCGACGGCGGCCGCCGGGCGGCTGGAGCCGAAGGTGGAGCGGGCCGCGCACGAGCAGTACCTGAAGGCCGCCGTCGAGGTGGAGCTCGAAGCCATCGAGGACGGGGACTTCCGGCGGCTGCTCGACAGCGCCCAGTGGGGCCCGCCCTCGGCCCGCCGGACCGTCGGGGCCTGTGTGACCACCCTCGGCGGGCTGTTCTCCCTCGTCGCCACCGCCGGGGTGCTCACCGTGCTGCACCCGCTGCTGCTGCCCATGCTGCTGCTGATCGCCGCCCCGCGCGGCTGGGGCACGATGCGGGTGGCCCAGCGCCGCTACCTCTCCACGATCACCTGGGTGGAACACGTCCGGGCCTCCCGGCTCATCGGCCAGCTGCTGATCTCCCGTACGTCGGCCCCCGAGGTGCGGGTCCACGGGGTCGGGCACTACCTCCTCGGCCACTACCGGCAGATGGCCGAGCACGCCGAGGGCGAGGCCACCCGCCTCGCCAAGGACAAGGCGGCCACCGAACTGCTGCCCGCCGCGCTGTCCGGTGTCGCGGCCCTCGTCACCTACGCGGCGATGGGCGCGCTCATCGTCTCCGGCCGGATGGACCTGGCGGTCGCCGGCACCGCCGTGATCGCGGTGCGGACCGGCTCGGCCAGCCTGGGCGCCCTCGTCGCCACCACCAACACCCTGCACGAGGAGTCCTTGTACGTACGGGACATGGAACGGTTCGTCGCCGAGGCGGGCCGCCGCGCCATCCCGCCCGGCGGGCTCCCGCTGGCCGAGCGGCTCGGGACGCTCCGGCTCGTCGACGTGGACTTCAGCTACCCGGACCGGGACGAGCCGGCCCTGACCGGCGTCTCCCTCACCATCGACGCGGGCAGCGTCGTCGCCCTGGTCGGCGAGAACGGCTCCGGCAAGAGCACGCTGGTCAAACTCCTCGCCGGTCTGCACCTGCCCGACTCCGGATCGCTGACCTGGGACGGGGTGGAGGTGCGGGACGCCGACCGGGAGCAGGTCTTCGACCGGGTCGCCCTGCTCACCCAGGACTTCGAGCGCTGGCCGGTGACCGCCCGTACCAACATCGCCATGGGCAGGCCCGCCGCCGAAGGACCGGACGGGTCGGTGGACCAGGCGGCGGAGGTGGTCGCGGCCGCCCGGTACGCGGGCGCCGACCGGGTCGTCGAGAAGCTTCCGCACGGCTACGAGACCCTGCTCGCCCGGGTGTTCAGGGGAGCCTCGGAGCTGTCCGGCGGGCAGTGGCAGAAGTTCGGCCTGGCCCGCACCCGGTTCCGCGACGCCCGTGTCCTCGTCGTGGACGAGCCCACCTCCGCCCTCGACCCGGAGGCGGAGATCGCCGCCTTCGACAGCATCCGCGGCCTGGCAGGTCCGCAGCGCGCGGTCGTCCTCGTCTCGCACCGGATGTCGGGTGTCCGGTTCGCCGACGTCATCTACGTGCTGCACGAGGGCCGGCTCGTCGAACAGGGCAGCCACGACGAGCTGTTGGCGCAGGGCGGCCGCTACGCATCCATGTTCCGGATCCAGGCCGACCAGTACGGCGACCGGCCCGGGCGGGGGGCCTCTATCCCGCACCAGGCCTCGGCGGCGCAGAACGACTCGTCCGTCACCTGA
- the cobN gene encoding cobaltochelatase subunit CobN, with the protein MILLLSTSDTDLLSARAADGPVPYRFANPSRLPLDDLPGLLDGVDLVVVRLLGGLRAWQDGLDLLLAPGQTRPVVVLTGEQAPDAQLMEASTVPIGIAAEAHGYLAHGGPANLGQLARFLSDTVLLTGHGFEPPAAAPTWGPLERTARRTSGPRVAVLYYRAHQMSGNTAFVHTLCEAIEAQDAQALPLYVSSLRTPEPELLAELEGADAVITTVLAAGGTRPATASAGGDDESWDAGALAALGVPILQALCLTGSRSNWEENDEGLSPLDAATQVAVPEFDGRLITVPFSFKELDEDGLPAYVADPERAARVAGIAVRHARLRHIDRRDKKVALVLSAYPTKHSRIGNAVGLDTPASAVELLRTLIAGGYDFGPADEIPGLVSGDGDELIRALIEAGGHDQDWLTEEQLARNPVRIPAADYRRWFAELPAELRESVEEHWGPAPGEMFVDRSRNPEGDIVLAALRRGNLLILIQPPRGFGENPIAIYHDPDLPPSHHYLAAYRWIQARAEDGGFGADAMIHLGKHGNLEWLPGKNAGLSAACAPDAALGDLPLIYPFLVNDPGEGTQAKRRVHATLVDHLVPPMARAESYGDIARLEQHLDEYAQISAMDPAKLPAIRAQIWTLIQAAKLDHDLGLEERPDDEGFDDFLLHVDGWLCEVKDAQIRDGLHVLGGAPTGAARVNLVLAILRARQIWGGTTALPGLREALGLDESAATRTSADAVEEQARALVQAMEDANWDPSAVASAASAHSADVAAVLDFAAREVVPRLAGTTDEIAHVVAALDGRFIPAGPSGSPLRGLVNVLPTGRNFYSVDPKAVPSRLAWETGQALAESLLTRYRTDNGEWPASVGLSLWGTSAMRTSGDDVAEALSLLGVRPVWDEASRRVTGLEAIALAELGRPRIDVTLRISGFFRDAFPHVIGLLDDAVRLAASLDEPADQNFVRAHAQADLAEHGDERRATTRIFGSRPGTYGAGILQLIDSRDWRTDADLAEVYTVWGGYAYGRGLEGRPARSEMETAYKRITVAAKNTDTREHDIADSDDYFQYHGGMVATVRALRGTAPEAYIGDSTRPETVKTRTLVEETSRVFRARVVNPKWIEAMRRHGYKGAFELAATVDYLFGYDATTGVVADWMYDKLTETYVLDPENRAFLEEANPWALHGIAERLLEAESRGMWEKPDPQVLEALRQVYLDTEGNLEGEAE; encoded by the coding sequence ATGATCCTGCTGCTGTCGACGTCCGACACCGATCTGCTCAGCGCCCGCGCCGCGGACGGCCCCGTCCCGTACCGGTTCGCGAACCCCTCCCGCCTTCCCCTCGACGACCTCCCCGGCCTCCTCGACGGCGTGGACCTGGTCGTCGTACGCCTCCTCGGGGGCCTGCGCGCCTGGCAGGACGGCCTCGACCTGCTGCTCGCCCCCGGCCAGACCCGCCCGGTCGTGGTCCTGACCGGAGAACAGGCCCCGGACGCCCAGCTGATGGAGGCCTCCACCGTCCCGATCGGCATCGCGGCCGAGGCCCACGGCTACCTCGCGCACGGCGGCCCCGCCAACCTCGGCCAGCTGGCCCGCTTCCTGTCCGACACGGTCCTCCTCACGGGCCACGGCTTCGAGCCGCCCGCCGCCGCCCCCACCTGGGGCCCCCTGGAGCGCACCGCGCGGCGGACGTCCGGCCCCCGGGTCGCCGTGCTCTACTACCGCGCCCACCAGATGAGCGGCAACACCGCCTTCGTGCACACCCTGTGCGAGGCCATCGAGGCCCAGGACGCGCAGGCACTCCCGCTCTACGTCTCGTCGCTGCGCACCCCGGAGCCCGAGCTGCTGGCCGAGCTGGAGGGGGCCGACGCCGTCATCACCACCGTCCTCGCGGCCGGCGGCACCCGCCCCGCCACCGCCTCGGCGGGCGGGGACGACGAGTCCTGGGACGCGGGCGCGCTCGCGGCGCTCGGCGTGCCGATCCTCCAGGCGCTGTGCCTGACGGGTTCGCGCAGCAACTGGGAGGAGAACGACGAGGGTCTGTCCCCCCTCGACGCCGCCACCCAGGTCGCCGTGCCCGAGTTCGACGGCCGTCTGATCACCGTCCCGTTCTCCTTCAAGGAGCTCGACGAGGACGGCCTGCCCGCGTATGTGGCCGATCCCGAGCGGGCCGCCCGGGTCGCGGGGATCGCCGTACGCCACGCCCGGCTCCGGCACATCGACCGCCGCGACAAGAAGGTCGCGCTGGTCCTCTCCGCCTACCCCACCAAGCACTCCCGTATCGGCAACGCGGTCGGCCTGGACACCCCGGCCAGCGCCGTGGAGCTGCTGCGCACCCTCATCGCCGGCGGCTACGACTTCGGCCCCGCCGACGAGATCCCCGGCCTGGTCTCGGGCGACGGCGACGAGCTGATCCGGGCCCTGATCGAGGCCGGCGGCCACGACCAGGACTGGCTCACCGAGGAGCAGCTGGCCCGCAACCCGGTCCGCATCCCGGCCGCCGACTACCGGCGCTGGTTCGCCGAGCTCCCCGCCGAGCTGCGCGAAAGCGTGGAGGAGCACTGGGGTCCGGCCCCGGGCGAGATGTTCGTCGACCGCTCGCGCAACCCCGAGGGCGACATCGTCCTCGCGGCCCTGCGCCGCGGCAACCTGCTGATCCTGATCCAGCCGCCGCGCGGTTTCGGCGAGAACCCGATCGCGATCTACCACGACCCCGATCTGCCCCCGTCGCACCACTACCTGGCCGCGTACCGCTGGATCCAGGCCCGCGCCGAGGACGGCGGCTTCGGCGCCGACGCGATGATCCACCTGGGCAAGCACGGCAACCTGGAGTGGCTGCCGGGCAAGAACGCCGGTCTGTCGGCGGCCTGCGCGCCCGACGCCGCCCTCGGCGACCTGCCGCTCATCTACCCGTTCCTGGTCAACGACCCGGGCGAGGGCACCCAGGCCAAGCGCCGCGTGCACGCCACCCTGGTCGACCACCTGGTGCCGCCGATGGCGCGCGCGGAGTCCTACGGGGACATCGCGCGCCTGGAGCAGCACCTGGACGAGTACGCCCAGATCTCGGCGATGGACCCGGCGAAGCTCCCGGCCATCCGCGCGCAGATCTGGACCCTGATCCAGGCGGCGAAGCTCGACCACGACCTGGGCCTCGAAGAGCGCCCGGACGACGAGGGCTTCGACGACTTCCTGCTGCACGTCGACGGCTGGCTGTGCGAGGTCAAGGACGCCCAGATCCGCGACGGTCTGCACGTACTGGGCGGCGCCCCGACCGGCGCGGCCCGGGTGAACCTGGTCCTCGCGATCCTGCGCGCCCGCCAGATCTGGGGCGGTACGACGGCGCTGCCGGGCCTGCGCGAGGCGCTGGGCCTGGACGAGTCCGCGGCCACCCGCACCTCGGCGGACGCCGTGGAGGAGCAGGCCCGCGCCCTGGTCCAGGCGATGGAGGACGCGAACTGGGACCCGTCGGCGGTGGCTTCGGCCGCCTCGGCGCATTCCGCGGACGTCGCGGCGGTGCTGGACTTCGCCGCCCGCGAGGTCGTCCCGCGCCTGGCCGGCACCACGGACGAGATCGCCCACGTGGTCGCCGCCCTGGACGGCCGGTTCATCCCCGCCGGCCCGTCCGGCTCCCCGCTCCGCGGCCTGGTCAACGTCCTGCCCACCGGCCGGAACTTCTACTCGGTGGACCCGAAGGCCGTCCCCTCCCGCCTCGCGTGGGAGACGGGCCAGGCCCTCGCCGAGTCCCTGCTGACCCGCTACCGCACGGACAACGGCGAGTGGCCCGCCTCCGTCGGCCTGTCCCTGTGGGGCACCAGCGCGATGCGCACCTCGGGCGACGACGTGGCGGAAGCCCTGTCCCTGCTGGGCGTCCGCCCGGTCTGGGACGAGGCCTCGCGCCGTGTGACGGGTCTGGAGGCGATCGCGCTCGCGGAACTGGGCCGTCCCCGCATCGATGTGACGCTGCGCATCTCGGGCTTCTTCCGCGACGCGTTCCCGCACGTCATCGGCCTCCTCGACGACGCGGTGCGGCTGGCCGCCTCGCTCGACGAGCCGGCCGACCAGAACTTCGTCCGGGCCCACGCCCAGGCGGACCTGGCCGAGCACGGTGACGAACGCCGCGCCACCACCCGTATCTTCGGCTCGCGCCCGGGCACGTACGGCGCGGGCATCCTCCAGCTGATCGACTCCCGCGACTGGCGTACGGACGCCGACCTCGCGGAGGTCTACACGGTGTGGGGCGGGTACGCGTACGGCCGCGGCCTGGAGGGCCGCCCCGCCCGCAGCGAGATGGAGACCGCGTACAAGCGGATCACCGTCGCCGCGAAGAACACGGACACCCGTGAGCACGACATCGCGGACTCGGACGACTACTTCCAGTACCACGGCGGCATGGTGGCCACCGTCCGCGCCCTGCGCGGAACGGCGCCGGAGGCGTACATCGGCGACTCCACCCGACCGGAGACGGTCAAGACCCGCACCCTGGTCGAGGAGACCTCGCGCGTCTTCCGCGCCCGCGTGGTCAACCCCAAGTGGATCGAGGCGATGCGCCGCCACGGCTACAAGGGCGCCTTCGAGCTCGCGGCGACGGTGGACTACCTGTTCGGCTACGACGCCACGACGGGCGTGGTAGCCGACTGGATGTACGACAAGCTGACCGAGACGTACGTCCTGGACCCGGAGAACCGCGCCTTCCTGGAGGAGGCCAACCCCTGGGCCCTGCACGGCATCGCGGAACGCCTGCTGGAGGCGGAGTCCCGCGGCATGTGGGAGAAGCCGGACCCGCAGGTCCTCGAAGCCCTGCGCCAGGTCTACCTGGACACGGAGGGCAACCTGGAGGGCGAGGCCGAGTAG
- a CDS encoding cobalamin biosynthesis protein CobG, protein MPPQPPAAAPRDEPVIRERGDACPGALRLHPADDGFLARVRIPGGLLGAAQAAALADAADRFGDGHLELTSRGNVQLRGLSDGCGARLTELLDTAGLLPAPGHERIRNIVATPLADPAPVRALDAALCAEPKAAALSGRFLFAVDDGRGDVAALDPDVTLLARPGGRVLVRLGAAPDAVEVAAADAARAGLEAALHFLDAAAAAGTRAWRIAELPAEHALDAQEFTTRLESRGLRARYVPDAPRPYADPPAPGVHAGALCVLVPLGRLGTAPWRELPGDLRITPWRSIVVTDTAARPAGLVTTPDSAWESVTACTGRPGCAKSLADVRADARAVAERTRGPLPVHWSGCERRCGRPRAAAWVDVVATPDGYRLGADPVAPHELTAALAAARNQRPVSEAAVKK, encoded by the coding sequence ATGCCCCCCCAGCCCCCTGCCGCGGCACCGCGGGACGAACCCGTCATACGGGAGCGCGGTGACGCCTGCCCCGGCGCGCTGCGGCTGCACCCGGCGGACGACGGGTTCCTGGCGCGGGTCCGGATCCCGGGCGGGCTGCTCGGCGCCGCGCAGGCCGCCGCGCTGGCGGACGCCGCCGACCGGTTCGGCGACGGTCACCTGGAGCTGACCTCGCGCGGGAACGTGCAACTGCGCGGGCTGTCCGACGGCTGCGGCGCCCGGCTGACCGAACTGCTCGACACGGCCGGGCTGCTGCCCGCGCCGGGCCACGAGCGGATCCGCAACATCGTCGCCACCCCCCTCGCCGACCCCGCTCCGGTCCGCGCCCTGGACGCGGCGCTCTGCGCCGAACCGAAGGCCGCCGCCCTGTCCGGCCGGTTCCTGTTCGCCGTCGACGACGGGCGCGGGGACGTGGCCGCCCTCGACCCCGACGTGACCCTGCTCGCCCGGCCCGGCGGCCGGGTGCTGGTCCGGCTCGGCGCGGCGCCCGACGCCGTCGAGGTGGCCGCCGCCGACGCCGCGCGGGCCGGGCTGGAGGCAGCCCTCCACTTCCTCGACGCCGCGGCCGCCGCCGGAACCCGGGCCTGGCGGATCGCTGAACTTCCCGCCGAACACGCCCTGGACGCCCAGGAGTTCACCACCCGGCTGGAGAGCAGGGGCTTGCGCGCGCGGTACGTCCCCGACGCGCCCCGCCCGTACGCGGACCCGCCCGCTCCCGGGGTGCACGCGGGCGCGCTCTGCGTACTGGTCCCCCTCGGCCGGCTCGGCACCGCACCGTGGCGGGAACTGCCCGGCGACCTGCGGATCACGCCGTGGCGCAGCATCGTCGTCACCGACACCGCCGCCCGCCCCGCCGGGCTCGTCACCACGCCCGACAGCGCCTGGGAGTCCGTCACCGCCTGCACCGGCCGGCCCGGCTGCGCCAAGTCCCTGGCCGACGTACGCGCCGACGCGCGAGCCGTCGCCGAGCGGACGCGCGGGCCGCTGCCCGTCCACTGGTCCGGGTGCGAGCGCCGCTGCGGGCGCCCGCGCGCCGCCGCCTGGGTGGACGTGGTGGCCACGCCCGACGGCTACCGGCTCGGCGCGGACCCGGTGGCGCCCCACGAACTCACGGCGGCTCTCGCCGCCGCACGCAACCAACGCCCAGTGTCCGAAGCCGCAGTGAAGAAATGA
- a CDS encoding precorrin-8X methylmutase — MSEYTVFEYEKDGAAIYRQSFATIRAEADLSGLPASVAQVAVRMIHACGMTDLPRDLGYTPDVVLRARAALEAGAPILCDVQMVASGVTRKRLPAGNEVICTLSDPAVPDLAAKMGTTRSAAALEVWRDRGLLEGSVIAVGNAPTALFRLLEMIEEGAPRPAAVIGVPVGFIGAAESKDALAAHPSGLDHLIVRGRRGGSAIAAAAVNAIASVAE; from the coding sequence ATGAGCGAGTACACCGTGTTCGAGTACGAGAAGGACGGCGCCGCGATCTACCGCCAGTCCTTTGCCACGATCCGCGCCGAGGCGGACCTCTCCGGGCTGCCCGCCTCGGTCGCCCAGGTCGCGGTGCGCATGATTCACGCCTGCGGGATGACCGACCTGCCCCGCGACCTGGGGTACACGCCCGACGTGGTGCTGCGGGCCCGTGCCGCCCTGGAGGCGGGCGCGCCGATCCTGTGCGACGTGCAGATGGTCGCCAGCGGGGTCACCCGCAAGCGGCTGCCCGCCGGCAACGAGGTGATCTGCACCCTCTCCGACCCGGCGGTGCCGGACCTGGCCGCGAAGATGGGCACCACGCGCAGCGCCGCCGCCCTCGAAGTCTGGCGCGACCGCGGCCTGTTGGAGGGCTCCGTGATCGCCGTCGGCAACGCGCCGACCGCGCTCTTCCGGCTGCTGGAGATGATCGAGGAGGGCGCTCCGCGCCCGGCCGCCGTCATCGGCGTGCCCGTCGGCTTCATCGGCGCCGCCGAGTCCAAGGACGCCCTCGCCGCGCACCCGTCGGGGCTCGACCACCTGATCGTGCGCGGCCGCCGCGGCGGCAGCGCCATCGCCGCCGCCGCCGTCAACGCCATCGCGAGCGTGGCCGAATGA